The Planococcus liqunii genome includes a region encoding these proteins:
- a CDS encoding fructose bisphosphate aldolase encodes MNTEQLELVKNGQGFIAALDQSGGSTPKALKLYGVPEDAYSNEEEMYDLIHEMRTRVMTAPAFNSDSILGAILFEQTMDRKVEGKYTPDYLWEEKGVVPFLKVDKGLADEEGGIQLMKPIPNLDELLKRAVERKVFGTKMRSVIKEANPEGIKQVVAQQFEVGKQIIDAGLVPIIEPEVDIHSADKEKIESLLKEEILKELDNLSEEQPVMLKLSIPTVDNFYKELIEHPRVVRVVALSGGYTRKEANEKLARNNGLIASFSRGLSEGVSADQSDDEFNEGIADSIRTIYEASIT; translated from the coding sequence ATGAACACAGAGCAGTTAGAATTGGTTAAAAACGGACAAGGTTTTATCGCAGCGCTTGACCAAAGCGGCGGCAGTACACCAAAAGCGTTGAAATTGTATGGCGTTCCGGAAGATGCCTATTCCAACGAAGAGGAAATGTACGATTTGATCCACGAAATGCGGACGCGTGTCATGACCGCTCCTGCGTTCAATTCCGATTCCATTCTTGGAGCCATCCTATTCGAACAGACGATGGACCGGAAAGTGGAAGGCAAATACACACCCGATTACTTATGGGAAGAAAAAGGCGTTGTGCCCTTCTTGAAAGTCGATAAAGGCTTGGCAGATGAAGAAGGCGGCATCCAATTAATGAAACCCATCCCAAATTTAGATGAACTATTAAAGAGAGCAGTTGAACGCAAAGTGTTCGGCACGAAAATGCGTTCAGTCATTAAAGAAGCGAACCCTGAGGGCATTAAGCAAGTCGTGGCCCAGCAATTTGAAGTTGGCAAGCAAATCATTGATGCCGGACTTGTGCCCATCATTGAACCGGAAGTAGACATTCACAGTGCCGACAAAGAAAAAATTGAATCCTTATTAAAAGAAGAAATTTTAAAAGAACTGGATAATCTCAGCGAAGAACAGCCGGTGATGCTGAAATTATCGATTCCGACAGTTGATAACTTCTATAAAGAATTGATCGAACATCCCCGTGTGGTCCGAGTAGTGGCTCTTTCGGGGGGTTATACACGGAAAGAAGCGAACGAGAAATTGGCACGAAACAACGGCTTGATCGCCAGCTTCTCCCGCGGTTTATCTGAAGGCGTCAGCGCTGACCAAAGCGATGACGAATTCAACGAAGGCATTGCCGATTCAATCCGAACAATTTACGAAGCGTCGATTACGTGA
- a CDS encoding BsuPI-related putative proteinase inhibitor, with protein MRKRSWFLALSLLLLAFFGAACGMEEDSEKMPEEPETNEGTSGGIAAGEPEPAIKQLDARTYLYTVKNQTEKPLTFDFTSSQRYDFALLDESGEEVFLQSSVSMYAQALGEETVKQAEELQYEIEVPPLELEPGTYTLEAWLTPEQGPAFRTETEYVVE; from the coding sequence ATGAGAAAACGCTCATGGTTTTTGGCATTATCGCTGTTGTTGCTGGCATTCTTTGGAGCAGCATGCGGCATGGAGGAGGATTCGGAGAAAATGCCTGAAGAACCCGAAACAAACGAAGGCACTTCCGGCGGCATTGCAGCCGGCGAACCGGAACCGGCGATTAAACAGTTGGATGCTAGAACCTATCTGTATACGGTAAAAAACCAAACGGAAAAGCCGCTGACTTTTGATTTCACCAGCAGCCAGCGCTATGATTTCGCTTTGCTCGATGAATCAGGCGAGGAGGTTTTCCTGCAGTCTTCTGTCAGCATGTATGCCCAGGCGCTTGGAGAAGAAACGGTGAAACAAGCGGAAGAATTGCAATATGAAATCGAAGTGCCGCCGCTGGAACTTGAACCCGGCACCTACACACTGGAGGCCTGGTTGACGCCTGAACAAGGACCTGCCTTCCGAACAGAAACTGAATACGTGGTGGAATAA
- a CDS encoding PLP-dependent aminotransferase family protein, with protein sequence MKQNFPFSKDIKLAFQNDPPGQWMTAVPTGCIRLNSGYPQPSLVPSKEIKEAVARLLDEEQDLPLHYIGSPRIPELKKFIQQRMQKREVILSEEELLVTSGACQAIDLISRILLDDEAVVAIEAPTYMEALEVFGNYTDQFMSVPIDAKGLNTDRFEEMLADREAKGETLPRLLYTIPTFQNPTGTTMTLERREKVLELAERYNFLVLEDDAYGELAFGEQARLLKAMDPGNRVLYVGSLSKVVAPGMRIGWVAGAEELVTAMEWFKKDLHHPFAQATMASYLEGLDFDSHLQELQDAYQRKSSVMVAALEKFLPKSVSWYTPGGGYFIWVQVPEVDTAQMLPEAIAAGVAYVPGRYFFLNQKEGREFLRLSFSYADEEQIVKGIELLGQVIGRTVPQENINP encoded by the coding sequence ATGAAACAGAATTTTCCTTTTTCCAAAGACATAAAACTGGCCTTCCAAAATGATCCGCCGGGGCAATGGATGACTGCCGTACCAACGGGGTGCATTCGCCTGAACTCAGGGTATCCGCAGCCGAGCCTGGTGCCTTCCAAAGAAATAAAAGAGGCAGTTGCGCGCTTGCTTGATGAAGAACAGGATTTACCGCTCCACTATATCGGCAGCCCCAGAATTCCGGAGTTGAAAAAATTCATCCAGCAGCGCATGCAAAAACGAGAAGTCATTCTTTCCGAGGAAGAGCTTTTGGTCACGTCAGGAGCTTGTCAGGCCATTGACTTGATCTCCCGCATTTTGCTTGATGACGAAGCCGTTGTAGCAATTGAGGCACCGACCTACATGGAGGCATTGGAGGTATTCGGAAATTATACCGACCAATTCATGAGTGTGCCGATTGATGCAAAGGGGCTCAATACCGACCGCTTTGAAGAAATGCTGGCAGACAGAGAAGCGAAAGGGGAAACTTTGCCGCGCTTGCTTTACACCATCCCGACATTTCAAAATCCTACGGGGACGACAATGACGCTGGAACGGAGAGAAAAGGTGCTGGAATTGGCCGAACGCTACAATTTTCTGGTTTTAGAAGATGATGCCTACGGTGAACTGGCTTTTGGGGAACAAGCGCGTTTGTTGAAAGCGATGGATCCGGGCAACCGGGTGCTCTACGTCGGTTCCTTATCGAAAGTTGTCGCGCCTGGCATGCGGATCGGCTGGGTGGCAGGAGCGGAGGAATTGGTCACGGCTATGGAATGGTTCAAAAAAGATTTGCACCATCCATTCGCTCAGGCAACGATGGCTTCCTATTTAGAAGGACTGGATTTTGACAGCCATCTTCAAGAGCTTCAGGATGCTTATCAGCGAAAAAGCAGTGTAATGGTTGCGGCATTGGAAAAATTCTTGCCGAAGTCGGTTTCCTGGTATACACCGGGCGGCGGCTACTTTATTTGGGTCCAAGTGCCGGAAGTGGACACAGCCCAAATGCTGCCAGAAGCAATCGCGGCTGGTGTGGCATATGTGCCTGGCAGATACTTTTTCCTGAACCAAAAGGAAGGTCGTGAATTCCTCCGGTTGTCATTCAGTTATGCGGACGAAGAGCAGATTGTAAAGGGGATCGAACTTTTAGGGCAAGTAATCGGGAGAACGGTTCCACAGGAAAACATTAACCCGTAG